In Phoenix dactylifera cultivar Barhee BC4 chromosome 1, palm_55x_up_171113_PBpolish2nd_filt_p, whole genome shotgun sequence, the genomic stretch CCGATAAATTGGTTGTGCCATCCATTTGAGTTTCAAATTTAATTTTCCAGCTTTCGACCCCTCAAGATGAAAACTATCTGCATATTCCCCTTCCATCATAACCCTCGTCAGCGTCATGATGCATCTCCCAATGAAGTCCTAAAATGATCAACAAAAATGTTAACATGATTGCTTAACTAACGGCATAACTTTAGTTTCAGAATTGAGCAAACAGACTCAACTCTTAAACATGATTGTAAACAGCTAGGTGGATGCACACACAAAAAAGCAAGATGTTGACCAAGAAATTTCTTAGCACATACTAAAAACACTTTTAATTGCTGTAATGCAGAAGTAGATTCCATCCAAGTCTTTTACAAATGATGATGCATCTAACTGTACAATAAATTaaaaggatgaagaaaaggtaCCTTCATGAATATATCATGATCCCAAGCTTCCAAAATAAGCATATCACGTAGTGCATCTTCAACAACAAAGTCAAAGGTCTGATTCCAGATTGGATTCAAGCTCTGGTTCACAACCTGAGAACAGGCCATGTTATTTCCAAATTTGAAAGGAAAACAAGTAATAAGGCACATGTAGATCGCAAAGTACCCTTGTTTTGTTCCTTGTTCTTGTTTTCATCATCTTGAGCACAACGTAAGTGTCAGACTTTCCCATTATATCCATAGCAGGCAAGTCCACTGCAGATAAAACTGTCACAGAAAGCACTCCTCTCATAATAACTTCCCTCTTCCGGTGCATTGACGTCCTGTCAAAATCAGTGACCTCTGTTCCATTTATCCCACTTTTGAGAGTCCTCTCTAAAGAAGTCAAATGGAACTGGCTTGAAAAAGGATTAGAAAGTTCGTTCTCCATGCCAAAAGGAAAGTAGACAAGCTCCAGGTGCACCTGATGCAACTAGGGTTATTATTCAAAGAAGCTTTCAGACTTCCCAAAGAGAAATACATATAAATTCACAcacaaaatgaaagaaagacacAATGCATATTTACCATGTTCTGTATATACCACATTGCTATCAATATAAATTTTTCTGAACTGCATTTTTGGTTTCACTCTATTTGAAACTATTGTATGCTTTAAATGTCTAATTAAGTTTAATTCCATATCAGTATCTTATTTTGCTTTTGTAAAGCATCTTAAACATATGATATATGAAGCTTGGAGCCTGAcagtatatatttaactaaagTGTCTTTTATCAGAGATGTTTATAGATAGAGAAAACTGACCGAAAAATGAATATATTTGACACTATAGATAGAAATGTTTACAGATAGATGAATATATTTGACACTATAAATGAAAATTGACCTGACCCCGATCTTTCTTATCCTTTTGAACTTCCAAATACTTGACAAGCTTTAACCAAACATCCTTCACTTTACCAGGCTGCAGGTCCTTCAACATCACTTGAGCGCAACCAATCAATTCAGATGCCTGGAACCCATCATCATCATAAATCTTCACTACCAAATGCTGAGTAGCTGCATCTTCAACTACAAATTCAAAGTGCTCATTCCAGACGGGGTTCAAGTTATTGCTCTGAAAGAATCACAAGTTACTTCCAGTTAGAAGAAACAAGATTAGGAAGATGGAAGAGAAAAACTGCATGGAGACCTACAATTGTTTTACTAGTCTTCATTCTGTCACGTAATGGTCGTGTGTACAGCACGGCATATGGATCTGTTTTTCCTATGATGTCTTTGTCTGTTAAATTTCTTGCTCGCACAAGCTTTACTTCCAATATGCCATCAGGTTTCAGTTCAAGGTCACTAAACCCAAGGGGTGAAAGAGAGCATTCAGAGATGTGATTGATATTCTATTCTTCATGGGAGATATAAAACCAGTAATGCCATGATACCTATAATCTCCTGGCAATACAGGAACAACTTTACGTGCTGGCCATGTTATAGAGTCTTCAATAGCATTCCGTATTGTTTCCTGGATGCATGCCAATGAAGCACATTTAAAATAAATCCATATTCTAAAGTACGGATTCGGATATGGTGATGGATGCTCAAACCTCAATAGCACCAGAAATTCCAGGAATAGATGACAATTCACCACCAATAACCTTTAACGTGAAATCCagcttcttctgcaaataaaacaaaattcaTTGTTAGATTCGTGTAAGAATATATCCAATACCAAAGCCAAGTAAGCAGGGAAAATAACTAGTACCTTCTCTCTCAAAGAATAAGATATAGCTCCAAAGCAGGGAAAAACTTCAACCAGCGGTTTAAAGATTAAATGGAGAACCCCAGTGAATCTGATGTCTTTTACCTATGGAACATGGACCATCAAGATTCAGAATGAGCATTTGTTAGTTCTTAGTACCACAATATTTTTGTGGCAAAGGACCAAACAAGGAGGCATGCTTATTTTCATATAATAACAAGAAAATAACACCAATAATTCTGTTTGTTATAATTTCTTAGATGTATAGGGCAATAAAATACTTTAGTTGAAGCAGATTGAACTAGAACTATTAAAAACCAGGCTCAATGACTTATGGCGTAAGATTTAATGTTATGAGATCATCTATTATTAATACTTAAAGAACTTGAGCAAACATTTTATAATGGCTAACTTGCAGAAACAAtatgattttttcttttctccatgTATAGCATCAGTCAATTCtctgatttttgcatgatttACATATTTGGCTTTTTAACATAGTGCAAGAGGATCAATATCTTTCCCATGGAGTGTCACCAAATCTTTCTCTCAATTCCAATTGAGTTCTAGGTATTGGTATCACTTACAGCTCTTAACATCTATATGATATTTGACATGTTCATGCCCTACATTTGAGCTTAGTTGACATTGATAATCCTAGAGTTGCCATACTGACAACTACCCAGCATGGTGCATGAATTTGCCTCCTTTGTATGCTCATCCTATGTATTATGATGAAACATGATGTATGATATTAAATTATGAATAGTACGATAATCATGAATTGTAGCTCAGTTGTATTCATTAATGAAATAATGATTGGCTGATGATAACTAATACCATCCTATGATGGATTCCTTAAGATTCTCAACAGATTCAATATTACCTTACTGAGTGTTGTTAATTTATAGAACAAATATACATAAGAAACTAGTAGTTTATACTTTATAGTGTTATTGTAACACCCAACCTAACTAATAAGGAACTAAGCCTAGTCCACATGACCGTCCCAGATGTAAGAGTTGGAGCagaagatgaaagaaaaaggataGAGCCCTGTTCGACTTGGAGTAGAAGAccgaaaaaaagaaatagaggcttgtttgatttggagtagGAGACCGAAAAAAAGGAGATAAAGTCTTGTTCGATTTACAGTAGGAGACAGACTCCTCCTCCATCTCGATTTTCTATGAGAGCTAGGAAACCTAGCCTCCAACGGCTATTTAAAGATCCCCACACCTCTTTCCACCTCATCGCCGATAAATTTTTCGATCACCACCGTTGGACCAttgttgttttcttttccttctcctcttgATTTCCAATGGTCTTAGCTCACGATGCTCACTGGAGATTTCAATGGAGTGCTCGCCAAAGTCGTAGGTTCTAAGAGGGATTGTCGAAATTATTTAGACCTATAGTTCGATTTCGCTCCCAAGTTAAGTAATGATCTGCCTTTTCTAGATTCTTcacttatataatattatttttacatcGAAGAAATTGTTAATCAATTTACATATGATTTATAAATTGTATGAGATGgtgttttgaatgaaaaataaatatgtaATTCAGAGtaatatttttcggactattgttatattatttACTGATGTTACattgtatatgcatattttgattggattatGATATATAAAAGAATGTTAACATATAtgagatttgaactcttagcctgactaTGTATTGGATCCTGCCAATTGGCGGTTATGCATTAGCACTTTGATTATTATTGAGCTCATTGGTTCTACTTTTGGCCCCACGACAGGGTATAaatgtggtattctggcccacttcaTAGGATATAAGTatagtattctggcccacttcgTAGGGTATAAGTACGGTACtatttctggcctagccacagggtataagcgTGGCGATAAAGACTATTGagttgaatgtgatttgtttcaaatCAAATTTATGAATATATTTATGAATATTTAAAAGATATGGATTTTAATGGATTTGTGTTTTGAAACAAAATTAGTTATGTCTTTACACTAATTCGTGgtaatttgtattttattaTTGTAAGTAATTATTCGTGGTAATTTGTTTTGAAACAGAATTAGTTATGTCTTTCAAATTTTGAAGAATAAGATGGCACAGGGTTATGATCGAGAGAGTAACTAGAGACGGAATTTGACATCTTTAATTTAGATCAAGATTTGACTAGAGTTTGATATAAGAACTTATAAATATTGTTAGTTCTGTGAGATAttaaaatttgattttagttatttaaattaaaatttgaatattgattatttaaatttatttcactgCTTATTTATGATATCGTGTTGAGATATCTTGCATGTTTGTGGGGAGGGTTCCCTATGAGTATACGGTAGTTGCTGCGACCCTCGACTCGCGATCTTAGGTCGGGAGCATGACAATTATTGTAACTAATGCTATCTTATAATGGCAGACATTTGCATGATATGATGACTTAATGAACAAAATTTGATAATGTGGGTGCTCAGtttagatatatatacataatatatatgcatacacGCATAAAACAAACCCCAAGTCAATATCATGACAATTATGATAAAAATATGTTACTTAATTTTTTGATTCCCATGACATAGAAATGTGCCTATATGTTTATATAGACGGTATTACAATACAATATATGACTTTGTATATTTTGTTGGCCATTT encodes the following:
- the LOC103715911 gene encoding synaptotagmin-5-like, coding for MAFFLGLVLGIIAGLAVFIAFRRSEKSRSRCRRELADIVAASARMTLEDSRKILPGEFFPSWVVFSHRQKLSWLNQELIKIWPYVNEATSELIRISVEPILEQYRPAIINSLKFSKLTLGTVAPQLTGVSMIEDDQSAIAMEFELQWDGNPNIVLDIHTKLGVALPIQVKDIRFTGVLHLIFKPLVEVFPCFGAISYSLREKKKLDFTLKVIGGELSSIPGISGAIEETIRNAIEDSITWPARKVVPVLPGDYSDLELKPDGILEVKLVRARNLTDKDIIGKTDPYAVLYTRPLRDRMKTSKTISNNLNPVWNEHFEFVVEDAATQHLVVKIYDDDGFQASELIGCAQVMLKDLQPGKVKDVWLKLVKYLEVQKDKKDRGQVHLELVYFPFGMENELSNPFSSQFHLTSLERTLKSGINGTEVTDFDRTSMHRKREVIMRGVLSVTVLSAVDLPAMDIMGKSDTYVVLKMMKTRTRNKTRVVNQSLNPIWNQTFDFVVEDALRDMLILEAWDHDIFMKDFIGRCIMTLTRVMMEGEYADSFHLEGSKAGKLNLKLKWMAQPIYRYS